One segment of Methylotuvimicrobium sp. KM2 DNA contains the following:
- a CDS encoding glycoside hydrolase family 19 protein codes for MLPHDSEGFLIGETITDIKRTRRIMDQIKSDIGAIKAAVVSPRNRSSSIPIKSNIINQNKSVSRDNRHTGAVVLPGNQSSTAPKNRDARGRFISSSVTDIVEPGQGANRNKKGRFTSSTSTGKDERNTTRLFGNFADRIAKSFAEAETGLADVDPNVKAAQEIAQPLSKGYQAIFGGESDKKKFHWFSRIFRELKLSREESTVHAKAQKKVLDDIEEKTGGSAAGGGGSFFPTFGGSFLGSSFTKIIRPVLGTIFSPIGLAIAAGATAAWGLFTETGKKFFSDLGNKIAGYAKEAWQAFKDFLPKSISDSIDKVTGWVGDAGQKAMDTLEGIKKDSPKTMEFLDKAQKWLGGKVDQFKKSSPKTFGTDKQNKKIMLNELDKQGIHGTERAMLMAQLDHETQGFTRTEENLNYSARRLRQVSKKARSMSSQELNDAVARGDEGVAEVLYGGRKDLGNTQPGDGYKYRGRGFVQLTGRSNYERIGKLINQDLVNNPDLAAVPEIAAKAAFAYYKTNPKLQKASKSGDVVAARRALNGGLNGIDDVRRLNDYYSTIQNSAIPEVKVPSMPALPVIQDSPGVLHPSKSKDDRQPFVSLPIDVGQDLSDRKIGLIATGGLNL; via the coding sequence ATGCTACCACATGACTCCGAAGGCTTTTTAATAGGCGAAACAATAACCGATATCAAGCGCACCCGGCGCATTATGGACCAGATTAAATCCGATATCGGCGCAATCAAGGCGGCGGTTGTTTCGCCAAGAAACCGTAGTTCGTCGATTCCCATAAAATCAAATATTATCAACCAAAACAAGTCGGTTTCACGCGATAACAGGCATACCGGCGCAGTTGTATTACCCGGTAATCAGTCGTCTACAGCACCCAAAAACCGCGATGCAAGAGGCCGTTTTATTTCATCTTCTGTAACAGATATTGTTGAGCCTGGACAGGGCGCAAACAGAAACAAAAAAGGCAGATTTACATCGTCAACATCGACCGGCAAGGATGAACGAAACACAACCCGACTGTTTGGAAACTTTGCCGACAGAATAGCAAAATCCTTTGCAGAAGCCGAAACCGGGCTTGCGGATGTAGACCCAAATGTTAAAGCGGCTCAGGAGATTGCACAGCCGCTATCAAAAGGCTATCAGGCTATTTTCGGCGGCGAGTCGGACAAAAAGAAATTCCATTGGTTTTCACGGATATTCAGGGAACTGAAACTAAGCCGCGAAGAAAGCACGGTACACGCTAAAGCACAGAAGAAAGTCCTCGATGATATCGAAGAAAAGACCGGGGGCAGTGCGGCAGGTGGCGGCGGTAGCTTTTTTCCAACGTTCGGCGGCAGCTTTCTTGGCTCAAGTTTCACTAAAATAATTCGTCCAGTGCTTGGGACCATCTTCTCCCCGATTGGCTTGGCTATTGCCGCAGGAGCAACCGCAGCATGGGGGCTTTTCACCGAAACAGGCAAGAAGTTTTTCAGTGACCTAGGCAATAAGATTGCCGGATACGCAAAGGAAGCATGGCAAGCGTTCAAAGATTTTTTACCCAAAAGCATTTCGGATTCGATTGACAAGGTGACCGGTTGGGTTGGCGATGCCGGGCAAAAGGCAATGGATACGCTGGAAGGTATCAAAAAAGATTCGCCCAAAACAATGGAGTTCTTGGATAAGGCGCAAAAATGGCTTGGCGGTAAAGTTGACCAGTTCAAAAAGTCCAGTCCTAAAACATTCGGGACCGACAAGCAAAACAAAAAGATAATGCTCAATGAGCTGGACAAGCAAGGCATTCACGGAACCGAACGCGCAATGTTAATGGCACAGCTAGACCACGAAACACAAGGCTTCACCAGAACAGAGGAAAACCTGAATTATTCAGCCAGACGATTACGCCAGGTCAGCAAAAAGGCGCGGTCTATGTCGTCACAGGAGTTAAATGATGCAGTTGCGCGTGGGGATGAGGGCGTGGCGGAAGTGCTTTACGGCGGTCGAAAAGACCTAGGCAATACGCAACCGGGAGACGGATATAAATACCGTGGACGCGGCTTTGTTCAATTAACCGGACGGTCAAACTACGAGCGAATAGGCAAATTAATAAACCAAGACCTTGTAAATAACCCTGACCTAGCCGCCGTTCCTGAAATTGCAGCAAAGGCGGCTTTTGCTTATTACAAAACCAACCCAAAATTACAAAAAGCCTCAAAATCAGGCGATGTAGTTGCGGCAAGAAGGGCGTTAAACGGCGGATTAAACGGTATTGATGACGTTCGACGCCTTAACGATTATTACTCAACAATCCAAAATTCAGCGATACCGGAGGTTAAAGTTCCGTCCATGCCTGCCTTGCCTGTAATACAAGATAGCCCCGGCGTACTGCACCCGTCTAAGTCTAAGGATGACCGGCAACCTTTTGTTTCGTTGCCAATTGACGTAGGCCAGGACTTAAGTGACCGTAAAATCGGACTGATTGCGACAGGTGGACTTAACCTATAA
- a CDS encoding AAA family ATPase encodes MLNINQLPTAAGLYFVPIPPIGGKPTKAPRAKGWNLPQSAQNPGGYSQEPNTSGNLGLYHGASNTLALDVDDLAEAERVFDETTGIDLEDWLNDFERLEIRSPKANRGKLLFKLPEGFKNARLQQLRGPNGVIFELRCGNCQDVVFGQHPDGGSYELIGNLAKIPEAPAVLLDMLRHWDEWKPCFNTALGESEPPRIAHTKSQEGEQLPGRRDPIREFNQSVSVSEILTRNGYKPKGRDRFIRPGSESKAPGAVIMRNCSDGIERVYSHGGDILNDSFAHDAFDCYRLLECGGDFNKALSWSPEISRHNQRLFAQERAKNAPPPPQSHDEGKQQAEPRTKPEWQPFPIVPANELTAKPIKIDWLLNGLIERASLNLLFGEPGAGKSLFALDWAFCMAAGLEWHDHKTKPVDVIVVAGEGFSGMARRLKALESKYQMKSPERLFISQRPANLIDGVNAQWVADTIKATCQNPGLVIVDTLHRNMDGDENSSQDIGRFVANLDGFFKPLGAATLVVHHSGHGDKQRSRGSSSIRAAMDAEFSATKDDASITLSCRKSKDFEAFKPMQFKLKPVELDWLDDEGEPMTSVCLAHDGEAKTTTQKRRLSARDDAILSSLSEAIAQHGVTPSGEIQSKFAPPNGQKWAEQKVVNISHWREFAYRCMAVDEKPGEEKLDTKKKAFQRCRNKLFDNKFTIEFGDYAWRIFEVK; translated from the coding sequence ATGCTTAATATCAACCAGTTGCCCACGGCAGCAGGGTTGTATTTTGTTCCCATCCCGCCGATTGGCGGGAAGCCGACAAAAGCCCCCCGCGCCAAAGGGTGGAACTTACCCCAAAGCGCGCAAAATCCCGGCGGTTACTCTCAAGAGCCTAACACAAGCGGTAATTTGGGGCTTTATCACGGTGCGTCTAACACGCTTGCGTTGGATGTTGATGACTTAGCCGAAGCCGAGCGGGTTTTTGATGAAACGACCGGAATCGACCTTGAAGATTGGTTAAACGACTTTGAGCGACTTGAAATCAGAAGCCCGAAGGCAAACCGGGGAAAGTTACTTTTCAAGTTGCCCGAAGGCTTTAAAAACGCTCGGTTACAGCAACTCAGAGGCCCCAACGGCGTTATTTTTGAGTTGAGGTGCGGTAATTGCCAGGATGTTGTCTTTGGTCAACACCCTGACGGCGGCTCATATGAGCTTATCGGCAACCTGGCAAAAATACCCGAAGCACCAGCGGTTTTGCTCGATATGCTGCGACATTGGGATGAATGGAAGCCTTGCTTTAATACAGCTTTAGGCGAGTCAGAGCCTCCGAGAATCGCACATACAAAGTCACAAGAAGGCGAGCAGTTACCCGGCAGACGTGACCCTATCCGCGAATTTAACCAGTCTGTAAGTGTGTCAGAAATCCTGACTCGCAACGGATACAAGCCCAAAGGCCGCGATAGATTTATCAGGCCGGGGAGCGAATCCAAAGCACCGGGCGCGGTTATCATGCGGAACTGTTCAGACGGAATAGAGCGCGTTTATTCGCACGGCGGCGATATTTTGAACGACAGCTTTGCTCACGATGCCTTTGACTGTTACCGACTGCTCGAATGTGGCGGAGACTTTAACAAAGCACTGTCTTGGAGTCCTGAAATTAGCCGACATAACCAGCGACTTTTTGCCCAGGAGCGCGCCAAAAACGCGCCACCGCCACCGCAAAGCCACGATGAAGGCAAGCAGCAAGCCGAGCCGCGAACTAAGCCCGAATGGCAGCCGTTCCCGATTGTTCCGGCAAACGAACTAACCGCCAAGCCTATAAAAATAGATTGGCTTTTGAACGGGTTAATCGAACGGGCAAGCCTTAATTTGCTGTTTGGCGAACCGGGCGCGGGGAAGTCGTTGTTTGCTTTGGATTGGGCCTTTTGCATGGCGGCGGGGTTAGAGTGGCACGACCACAAAACAAAGCCGGTTGACGTTATTGTCGTGGCGGGTGAAGGTTTCTCGGGCATGGCGAGGCGATTGAAGGCGTTAGAGTCAAAATATCAGATGAAATCGCCTGAACGGCTTTTTATCAGCCAACGACCGGCAAACCTGATTGACGGCGTAAATGCACAATGGGTAGCCGACACCATCAAGGCCACTTGCCAGAATCCGGGCCTAGTCATTGTGGACACGCTACACAGGAACATGGATGGCGACGAAAACTCTAGCCAAGATATAGGCCGATTTGTTGCCAACCTGGACGGCTTTTTCAAGCCATTAGGCGCGGCGACTTTGGTCGTCCACCATTCAGGCCACGGCGACAAGCAGCGAAGCCGGGGCAGTTCGTCAATCCGTGCAGCAATGGACGCTGAATTTTCAGCCACCAAGGACGATGCGAGCATTACGCTCTCATGTCGCAAATCGAAGGACTTTGAAGCCTTCAAACCTATGCAGTTCAAGTTAAAGCCGGTTGAGCTTGATTGGCTGGACGATGAGGGCGAGCCGATGACAAGCGTTTGCTTGGCGCATGACGGCGAAGCCAAAACCACGACCCAAAAACGGCGATTATCGGCGCGGGATGATGCCATTCTAAGCAGTCTAAGTGAGGCAATCGCTCAACATGGAGTCACGCCCAGTGGCGAAATTCAATCCAAATTTGCACCGCCAAACGGGCAAAAATGGGCCGAACAAAAAGTTGTCAATATCAGCCACTGGCGGGAATTTGCATATAGATGTATGGCCGTCGATGAAAAGCCCGGGGAGGAAAAGCTAGACACCAAAAAGAAAGCCTTTCAACGATGCCGGAACAAATTATTTGACAACAAATTCACCATCGAGTTTGGCGATTATGCATGGAGAATATTCGAAGTTAAATAA
- a CDS encoding dirigent protein yields MPDSLSRIFIASLFGITACTHVAPQSIITIAYARAHKANFVDIGVPGDSEGDILTFDQPLLDVQGSRIGNNSGMCIRTRVGHSFQCQWTLTLENGSIQVAGREFDKGTSEITIVGGTGQYSGISGQMESVNNGDGTFTQILHYWVQ; encoded by the coding sequence GTGCCTGACTCTTTGAGTCGTATTTTTATTGCCAGCCTCTTTGGTATCACTGCCTGCACACATGTCGCGCCTCAATCGATCATAACCATCGCGTATGCTAGAGCGCATAAGGCTAACTTCGTTGACATTGGTGTACCAGGTGATTCCGAAGGGGATATTCTGACATTCGATCAGCCGTTACTCGATGTACAAGGCTCACGGATCGGTAACAATAGTGGCATGTGCATACGCACAAGAGTAGGTCACAGCTTCCAATGCCAATGGACCTTGACCTTGGAAAACGGCAGTATTCAGGTGGCTGGGCGTGAATTTGATAAAGGAACGTCAGAAATAACGATTGTCGGCGGTACAGGCCAATATTCGGGCATCAGCGGGCAAATGGAGTCTGTTAACAATGGAGACGGGACTTTTACTCAAATTTTGCACTATTGGGTTCAATAA
- a CDS encoding site-specific integrase encodes MATIKERIGKDGKPKYTAEIRLKGHPRETATFARLTDCKKWIASTESAIRENRYFPAAAAKKNTLTDAITRYLCSVTQTKHFKEHQSVHLKRWADELGYLPLSEVTPGKITEVKDKLLNEITAKGTKRSPATVNRYLSSLSPVLTSAANEWGWLDDSPMRKVKKGKESRGRVRFLDDVERKRLLDACQVNDWLYLAVIVSLSTGMRKGELMGLQWQDVNLKEGFIILHETKNGERRRVPITGLALELLRGHSKVRRLDSQLLFPGVVSPNKPFDLRKAWQAALKRAEIEDFRWHDLRHCTASYLVMNGASLAEIAEILGHKTLAMVKRYSHLSDGHVSGVVASMNDKIFGNGSV; translated from the coding sequence ATGGCTACCATTAAAGAAAGAATAGGTAAAGACGGTAAGCCCAAATATACCGCAGAAATAAGGCTTAAAGGTCACCCACGCGAAACCGCCACATTTGCCCGGCTAACGGATTGCAAGAAATGGATAGCATCAACTGAGTCGGCAATTAGGGAGAACCGGTACTTTCCGGCAGCAGCAGCAAAAAAAAACACACTGACCGATGCAATTACCCGGTATCTGTGCAGCGTTACCCAGACCAAGCATTTTAAAGAGCATCAGTCCGTACATTTGAAGCGATGGGCAGATGAATTGGGTTATTTGCCATTGTCCGAAGTTACCCCCGGAAAAATAACCGAGGTTAAGGATAAATTGTTAAACGAAATTACTGCAAAGGGAACGAAGCGCAGTCCAGCAACAGTTAATAGATATTTATCAAGCTTAAGCCCGGTATTGACTTCGGCAGCCAATGAGTGGGGCTGGCTGGATGATTCTCCGATGCGAAAAGTGAAAAAAGGCAAAGAATCAAGGGGAAGGGTTAGATTTTTAGACGATGTCGAAAGGAAGCGATTGCTTGACGCTTGCCAGGTGAATGACTGGCTTTATTTGGCGGTTATTGTGTCGCTAAGTACTGGGATGCGAAAAGGCGAATTGATGGGCTTGCAATGGCAGGACGTGAATTTAAAAGAAGGCTTTATCATTCTGCACGAAACCAAAAACGGCGAGCGGCGGCGCGTACCGATTACCGGCCTAGCCCTGGAATTATTGCGGGGACACTCGAAAGTTAGACGTTTAGATAGTCAATTGTTGTTCCCCGGCGTGGTCTCACCAAATAAGCCGTTTGATTTGCGTAAAGCGTGGCAAGCAGCTTTAAAACGGGCCGAAATTGAGGACTTTAGGTGGCATGACTTGAGGCATTGCACCGCGTCTTATCTTGTCATGAACGGCGCTTCATTGGCCGAAATTGCCGAAATTCTGGGGCATAAAACGCTTGCGATGGTTAAGCGATATTCTCACTTGTCGGACGGCCACGTATCAGGCGTTGTAGCCAGTATGAACGATAAGATTTTTGGAAATGGGAGTGTGTGA
- a CDS encoding CIA30 family protein has product MKTMLAGEFVIDDRSSGNLKSNLGMEWRLVSDQVMGGVSKGIIKLDTHKGRDCLRMQGDVSTEQNGGFVQMALSLSDEDNFDASAFDGIVFEVAGNNEDYNIHFRTSDLWFPWQSYRAEFHTTDDWQIVRIPFANLDAYKTSQKFLQRNLKRIGLVAIGRDFRVDLCLGSLRFYSEDN; this is encoded by the coding sequence ATGAAAACAATGCTGGCAGGTGAATTTGTAATCGATGATCGTAGCAGTGGTAATTTGAAATCCAACCTTGGCATGGAGTGGCGACTGGTCAGCGATCAGGTCATGGGTGGAGTTTCCAAGGGAATTATAAAATTAGATACTCACAAAGGAAGAGATTGCCTACGTATGCAGGGCGATGTTTCAACCGAACAAAATGGTGGCTTTGTGCAAATGGCTTTGTCTTTGTCTGATGAAGACAACTTCGATGCATCGGCTTTTGACGGTATTGTCTTCGAAGTAGCCGGTAATAATGAGGACTACAATATTCATTTTCGCACTTCGGACCTTTGGTTCCCCTGGCAATCCTATCGTGCCGAATTCCATACGACCGACGATTGGCAAATCGTTCGTATTCCTTTTGCTAATCTTGATGCCTATAAAACATCACAGAAATTTCTTCAACGTAATCTGAAACGTATCGGGTTGGTCGCTATTGGCCGAGATTTTAGGGTCGATTTATGTCTCGGTTCTCTACGCTTTTATAGTGAGGATAATTAG
- the ubiD gene encoding 4-hydroxy-3-polyprenylbenzoate decarboxylase, with protein MKYHDLRDFIAQLEKQGELKRIQYPADPVLEITEICNRTLQQEGPALLFEKPKGHSIPLLGNLFGTPHRVAMGMGADSVESLREIGKLLAYLKEPEPPKGFRDALDKIPVFKQVLNMAPKIVKSPPCQEVVLEGDEIDLGNYPIQTCWPEDAAPLITWALVITKGPYKERQNLGIYRQQVIAKNKVIMRWLAHRGGALDFKEWQEAHPGEPFPVTVALGADPATILGAVTPIPDSLSEYAFAGLLRGSKTELADCLCNNLQVPASAEIVLEGFIYPNETAPEGPYGDHTGYYNEVDEFPVFTIEKITQRRDPIYHSTYTGKPPDEPAVLGVALNEVFVPILQKQFPEIVDFYLPPEGCSYRLAVISIKKQYPGHAKRVMLGLWSFLRQFMYTKFVIVVDEDVNPREWKDVIWAMTTRMDPTRDFTLLDNTPIDYLDFASPVSGLGSKAGFDATNKWPGETDREWGRPIVMSKEIIQKVDNIWEDLF; from the coding sequence ATGAAGTATCACGACCTGCGTGATTTCATTGCGCAACTGGAAAAACAAGGCGAATTGAAGCGAATTCAATACCCGGCCGACCCGGTGCTCGAAATCACCGAAATATGTAATCGCACCTTACAACAAGAAGGTCCTGCCCTGCTCTTCGAAAAACCCAAAGGTCATTCGATACCCCTGCTCGGCAACCTATTCGGCACGCCGCACCGAGTCGCGATGGGCATGGGCGCCGATTCAGTCGAGTCCCTGCGCGAAATCGGCAAACTCTTGGCTTATTTAAAAGAACCTGAACCGCCGAAGGGTTTTCGCGATGCACTCGACAAAATTCCGGTATTCAAACAAGTATTGAACATGGCGCCGAAAATCGTTAAATCGCCGCCCTGCCAGGAAGTCGTGCTCGAAGGCGATGAAATCGACTTAGGCAACTATCCGATACAAACTTGCTGGCCCGAGGATGCCGCACCATTAATCACTTGGGCATTGGTGATAACCAAAGGCCCTTATAAGGAACGTCAGAACCTGGGCATTTACCGGCAACAAGTCATCGCAAAGAACAAAGTCATCATGCGCTGGCTAGCGCATCGCGGCGGCGCTTTGGACTTCAAGGAATGGCAAGAGGCCCATCCCGGCGAGCCGTTTCCGGTTACGGTCGCGCTCGGCGCGGATCCCGCAACGATACTAGGCGCGGTCACACCGATACCGGATAGCCTGTCCGAATACGCCTTCGCCGGATTACTGCGCGGCAGCAAAACCGAACTGGCAGACTGCTTATGCAATAACTTGCAGGTGCCGGCCAGCGCCGAAATCGTTTTGGAAGGTTTCATTTATCCTAACGAAACCGCGCCCGAAGGTCCTTACGGCGATCATACCGGCTATTACAACGAAGTCGACGAATTTCCGGTGTTTACGATCGAAAAAATTACCCAGCGCCGGGATCCGATTTACCACAGCACCTACACCGGCAAACCGCCCGATGAACCAGCCGTGCTGGGCGTGGCATTAAACGAAGTTTTCGTGCCGATTCTGCAAAAACAATTCCCTGAAATCGTTGATTTCTACCTGCCGCCCGAAGGTTGTTCATATCGTCTAGCCGTGATCAGTATAAAGAAACAATACCCCGGCCACGCTAAACGCGTCATGCTTGGACTTTGGTCGTTCCTGCGCCAGTTCATGTACACAAAATTCGTCATCGTCGTCGACGAGGACGTCAATCCGCGCGAATGGAAAGATGTCATCTGGGCGATGACCACGCGTATGGACCCCACTCGAGATTTCACGCTGCTCGACAACACGCCGATCGATTATCTCGATTTTGCCTCGCCGGTATCAGGCTTAGGCTCGAAAGCCGGCTTTGACGCGACTAACAAATGGCCCGGCGAGACCGACCGCGAATGGGGGCGACCGATCGTAATGTCCAAGGAAATTATTCAGAAAGTAGATAATATTTGGGAGGATTTGTTTTAA
- a CDS encoding helix-turn-helix transcriptional regulator, which produces MREAREIAGYRQNKAAKLIGIETQELNKIEWSIDVDAINLSLVVKAAGIYEVSIDFLLGTSPEGDWERDPNTQMLRDWGRQSTLFQLRQLAKMAIQVSNQQNQLEATKQAVSRIFDEHGELSHSISRFVELNQQFDDLPGGAAVVYHSHKLNEITQQAWLKLRRVKVLKAAPKTETEV; this is translated from the coding sequence ATGCGCGAAGCCAGAGAGATAGCCGGATACCGTCAAAATAAGGCAGCGAAACTCATAGGTATCGAAACCCAAGAACTCAACAAAATTGAGTGGTCGATTGACGTTGATGCCATAAATTTAAGTTTGGTCGTCAAAGCGGCAGGAATTTATGAGGTTTCGATTGATTTTTTGCTTGGCACTTCGCCCGAGGGCGATTGGGAGCGCGACCCAAACACTCAAATGCTCCGCGATTGGGGGCGGCAATCGACACTTTTTCAATTGCGACAGCTAGCCAAGATGGCAATACAAGTAAGTAATCAACAAAATCAACTTGAAGCCACAAAACAAGCGGTTTCAAGGATATTTGATGAGCATGGGGAGCTATCACATAGCATTAGTCGTTTCGTCGAACTAAACCAGCAATTTGACGACCTACCAGGCGGCGCGGCGGTTGTTTATCACTCCCATAAGTTGAATGAAATCACCCAACAAGCTTGGTTAAAACTTAGGCGTGTCAAGGTCTTAAAGGCCGCACCAAAAACAGAAACAGAGGTATAA
- the prlC gene encoding oligopeptidase A yields the protein MNNPLLTDNTLPHFSEIKPEHVVPAIEKLLADARATVDRHITASDQYSWENLIEPIENAEDKLNKAWSPVSHMNSVVNSEPLREAYNACLPMLSDYSTEMGQNEALFKAYQAIAQSEEFQSHDKAQKKIVANALRDFKLSGIDLEPAKKQRYKEISQELSKLTSRFEENLMDATNAWSKLITDSDDLAGLPKSALAQAKQTAEANQQSGWMITLQFPSFQAVMTYADSRALRREHYEAFVTRASELGPHAGRWDNSQIMEQILALRHEKARLLGYDNYAELSLTTKMADSPDQVIGFLEDLADKSWRQARKDLYELREFAAKHYGIKDLQPWDIGYYSEKMRQHFYQLSQEEVKTYFPIDRVLPGLFAIVEKLYGLDISEIDKFDSWHEDVRFYQILDRNGQLRGQFYIDLYARPKKRGGAWMDVCVSRKKYQDEVQTPVAYLTCNFTPPTGDDPALLTHDEVTTLFHEFGHGLHHMLTQVDHLGVSGISGVEWDAVELPSQFMENWCWEKEALELISGHYQTGEKLPDSLFDKMLAAKNFQSGMMMVRQLEFSLFDLRIHKEYDPVKGGRIYEILEQVRKQVAVVTPPPFNRFAHSFSHIFAGGYAAGYYSYKWAEVLSSDAFSMFEEHGIFNETIGHAFLTNILEQGGSDDAMELFIQFRGRKPEIDALLRHNGIAA from the coding sequence ATGAACAACCCATTACTAACCGATAACACTCTGCCTCATTTTTCCGAAATCAAACCTGAACATGTCGTACCCGCAATCGAAAAATTACTAGCCGACGCGCGAGCGACGGTCGACCGGCATATCACAGCAAGCGACCAATACAGTTGGGAAAACCTGATCGAGCCGATCGAAAACGCCGAAGACAAACTCAACAAGGCCTGGTCTCCAGTCAGCCATATGAATTCGGTGGTCAACAGCGAACCGCTTCGCGAAGCCTATAATGCCTGCTTACCGATGCTCAGCGATTATTCGACCGAGATGGGGCAAAACGAAGCCTTGTTTAAAGCCTACCAAGCCATTGCACAAAGCGAGGAATTTCAAAGTCACGACAAGGCCCAGAAAAAAATCGTCGCCAATGCCTTGCGCGATTTCAAACTGTCCGGCATCGACCTGGAGCCGGCCAAGAAACAACGTTACAAAGAAATTAGTCAAGAACTGTCGAAGCTGACTTCCCGCTTCGAAGAAAATCTGATGGATGCGACCAATGCCTGGAGCAAACTAATCACCGATAGCGACGACCTAGCCGGCCTACCGAAATCGGCATTGGCGCAAGCCAAACAAACCGCCGAGGCCAATCAACAAAGCGGCTGGATGATTACACTGCAATTTCCGTCATTCCAGGCCGTGATGACCTATGCCGACAGCCGTGCGCTGCGCCGCGAACATTACGAAGCCTTCGTCACGCGTGCATCCGAGCTTGGGCCGCACGCTGGACGCTGGGACAATAGCCAAATCATGGAACAAATTCTGGCGCTGCGACATGAAAAAGCGCGCCTATTAGGCTATGACAATTACGCCGAATTATCACTGACAACCAAAATGGCCGACAGCCCCGACCAGGTGATCGGCTTTCTCGAAGACTTGGCCGATAAATCCTGGCGCCAAGCGCGCAAAGATTTATACGAATTGCGCGAATTCGCCGCGAAACACTACGGAATAAAAGACTTACAACCTTGGGACATCGGTTATTACTCGGAAAAAATGCGTCAGCATTTTTATCAACTTTCACAAGAAGAAGTGAAAACCTATTTTCCGATCGACCGAGTCTTGCCCGGCCTGTTTGCAATCGTCGAAAAACTCTACGGGCTCGACATCAGCGAAATCGATAAATTCGATAGTTGGCACGAAGACGTCCGTTTCTATCAGATTCTCGATCGCAACGGACAGCTTCGCGGCCAATTCTATATTGATCTCTATGCCCGCCCGAAAAAACGCGGCGGCGCCTGGATGGATGTCTGCGTCAGCCGCAAGAAATATCAAGATGAAGTCCAAACGCCGGTCGCGTATCTGACCTGTAACTTCACGCCGCCGACCGGCGACGATCCGGCCTTGTTGACCCATGACGAAGTCACAACGCTGTTTCACGAATTCGGGCACGGCCTGCATCACATGCTGACCCAGGTCGACCATCTCGGAGTTTCGGGCATCAGCGGGGTCGAATGGGACGCGGTCGAGTTGCCGAGTCAGTTCATGGAAAACTGGTGTTGGGAAAAAGAAGCGCTGGAATTGATCTCAGGCCATTATCAAACCGGTGAAAAACTGCCGGACAGCCTGTTCGATAAAATGCTCGCCGCGAAAAATTTTCAATCCGGCATGATGATGGTCCGGCAACTCGAATTCAGTCTATTCGACTTGAGAATTCACAAAGAATACGATCCGGTCAAGGGCGGGCGCATTTACGAAATTCTCGAACAAGTCAGAAAACAAGTCGCCGTGGTTACGCCGCCGCCGTTTAACCGTTTTGCGCACAGTTTTTCGCATATCTTCGCCGGAGGCTATGCGGCAGGCTATTACAGTTACAAATGGGCCGAAGTGCTATCCAGCGATGCCTTTTCGATGTTCGAAGAGCATGGCATCTTCAATGAAACGATCGGTCATGCCTTTTTGACCAACATTCTCGAGCAAGGCGGCAGCGACGATGCAATGGAATTGTTCATCCAATTTCGCGGACGAAAACCCGAAATCGACGCGCTGCTCAGACACAACGGAATCGCTGCATGA